TTCTTGGTTTTGGGTATGTTTTCAGAAGTCCCTTATGATTTAATTTACATGGAATATCTTATTACTGGCTTCCTTCAGACTGAGTGGAAAGTCAATGGCTTTGTGACCTGCAAAATCACTCTCAATGTATTGTTGGAAATGATTTTAATCAGTTCTCTGGGATGTACATCTTATTTTTCTCGGATGAAAGCCcatgattagaaaaaaaaaaaaaaaaaaaaaagacatggacctgGAGGAATAAAGACTCAAAGTCTAAAACTCATAATAGAAGAATGAGAATTCTTAGCCTGTACAAACTGCTCTTCATGTGTGGCTCTCAAAGTACACGGCAATGAGAATTCTTTAACCACTGTGCatgaagccaaaaaaaccccacaacaaaacaggTTTATTAATGTGCAGACTTCCCTCAAGCACTGCATTTTGATGCAGCATACACTGTATACGAAAAAGTTATTTAAGCTATTATTAGCAGCAGAACATATATTAGTACAATTGTATATGACTTTACCTTATCAGGAAATGCATaactaaaagcagcaaaagctatAGTTCAGATGGCTACTTAATTACTTGCTATGAATAGATCAATAAACAGCTTTGATTCTGATTTGTTTGAATATGTTAATTGAGCAATTTATCCCTGAGCAGGAGTGATTTTGCAAAATGCCATGATCCCCAAGAGACAAAAAGGTGCAAACAGTTGAGTTGCTGCACTATTTTCTGAATGTTCTGTTCTCTCTGATGCAATTTTATACAAAAGGGCTAGTCTGTTCTAAGTGGTTGATTGAACATCTGAAAGTTGTAACAGAAATGGTTCAACCTAGAAAAGCACCGGTGGTCAAGGCCACAAATGTTATCCTGACCCCAGGAAATCTATAGAGGTTTTACCACTGGCTTCAATACAACCAGGATTCCGTTTCCTGAGGAATacaaaaatgtagatttttttttttcatttgcttgtgtGGGCACCATAATGGAAAAATTTATATAGAAAGCTCTGTGGTGGAAGAAGCCATATGAGCACTTGGAGTGGTGCTGTGAGATGAATAAGGTGTCATATTTAGCAAATAAGGCAATCCTCcggggtggggaaaaaaaaccaaaccaaaaaaaaaaccccccgAAACAGAAAGGTATGAAAAATTAGTTCCTTAGCTTAGAAGCTATAGACTGAAACCAAGAATACATagcttagaaagaaaatgtattggCCTCTTCCCTACGAACACACAAGTCATTGCTGTACTATATGTACAAACTATTACAGGTGTTATGCGAACACTGCGGTGCAATTTTTTGTTACTGTCTAGCTTAAAAtgctttgttgtttctttctctcacttaaagaaaaaaaaaaaagaaaaaaacaaacaaaccccccccaCAAACAACCCATCTCAGAATATCTCCAGAAACCTACTTTCCAGCCCAAAAAGCTGGCTTAGAAGGAGTTTCTAAGACAATTTATCTTTCCATATAAAAGGTGAAAATGTGGAAAGGTATCTGCAAAATACACCCAACCATTTACCATTTCTAAGAagcttaaaaatgcaaatagctGGAACTGACTATTCCTTAAAGAAATCTTCAGTAAGTTATTATTTTGTGTGTTGCTTAATTGGTCCTTTAAATCTAGAAGCTAGGGCAAACACCTGCAATTACagtatatatttcttttattataatataaatacatCCTAACAAGTACAATTTGGTCCTGAAATAATAGTCTTATACATTTAGAGGAGAATCTAGAATCTAACCCTGTACTCCGTGCAAACGACgagctttctgtgaaaattatctccagctctgtccccaggTGAATTCAACTTCTAAACACCTGCCAAAGATACATCCATATACTACTTTTTTGAAACATATGCAAGAGGGGAGCTTGTATCCATCAGCAGAATCTAATCACAATACTTCTAGTTTATTAACATGATTCAGGATCCTATATGTTAAGGcccaagaaagaagaaatcatttTCCACTTGCAGAGTCTCTGTGCTACGctaaattaagcaaaataataGCAACAGAGACAAACCATGCGTTAGAAATAGTCCACAaacagcagggaggagggagaggagtaACAAGCATTACAGTATCTATTAACTAACGGAATGCTTATGGAAATAGGGATAAGATGCACATGCATGCGCTctgctgaaagggaaaagagaaatagaaagaGCTGTGCAGCACATCCTGCATAGGTGATGTCCCTGGTGTCCCAGAGGGAGTTGGCCATGGCTTTGAGTAGAGTGGTGGAGATGGAGCCCAGGTCGAGCAGTgagagactgaaaagaaaaaaagacatgggGGTGTAGAGGTGGTGGTCACAGCTTACAGTGGTGATGATGAGGCTGTTGGCCAGGAGGGCAGCCATGTAGATGCCCAGAAAGAGCCAGAAGGtcaagagctgcagctcccatgTGTCTCCAAAagccaggaggaggaactggGTGATGCAACTCGTATTGGACATCTGCTGCCTCCAACCATAGGGTCCTGTTCATGAAGCAAACATAGTGACAAGTCAGGAAAGACTACCGTGAGCCAAGGTAAAGCCCTTTCTCTTAGATCCGACCCCGctgccccatgtcccccccTCTGCCGTTCCTAGGAGAGCTCCCTTCAGAGCcgtggctggagctgtgctgagtgCTGGCCGAGtgtgctgtgaggagcaggggctgtgcccgctggctgcccagcagtgagccctgctctgcagcaggggcttCATGGGAACCCTGGGGGCAGGGGCCACTCCTGGCCTTGGACTTGGTCAGACCCAACTGCTCCCAGCGCAGAAGGGCCTGTCAGCATCTGCTCTGCCCGTGCTGAGCAACGGCCATGGCCAGAGTCAGGTCAGGTTTTtgtgctgtgctcagggagAGCAGAGTGAGTGCTGAGAGGCAAGGGGACTGTCTGTGCCTTAGGGCAGTGTGAGGGAATCTGGTGTgtccctccagctccttctcagctgcccagctctgctggatgAGGAGGTACCAAGGAGCCTGGAACTTATGAGCTAAAGGCTGTGATAGCTtatagaagagagaaaacttgTGTATTTTCAGGGAAGGCATCTGCATGGTAGGGCACAGTGGGTGGTGCCCCTATCTACCCTGTGTTAGTGTTCTCCTCAGCATTCCTCCACTGCCCCAAGCCCCCTCTGTCCCTATGTCTCCAtcctgcagctttccctgccagcagctctttctctggCCCCATGGTTCTTCCCTGCCAGCGCTcacagagcccagctcagcccctgtgtgcccagctctgccctgcagctgctccctgtcTGCGTGCCTGAAAGAACAACAGGTCACCCAAACcctgatggaaaaggaaaggatatTTTGATGTGGAAGCTAGTGGGGAGTGAAGGCACTTGCTGAAATTCCTGGTAAACCTGTGTAATGCTTTAATAGTCTGTGCCCCTGGTCTGACCTCCACAGCTGAGTTTCCATTCCTAACAAGCCAAGACACAGAGAAGTGGACACACAGATTCAGGAAAGCACAGAGTGAAGCAGGGAACCCCTGCAATGAACATGCTCATGACACGTCCCCTTGGAAATGACCTGGGCCTGAGCTGGAGTTGTGAGTACCTCTGACCCATGCAGCACCCGATCACCAGCACAAGGACCTTGCCCTCAGTAGGGTTGCTCCTTccacccacagcttctccccacagccccacggGAGCTCCTgggcaggctgagagctgcccctggcaggcggcagagcccctgccccagcacacagccccctgggctgcagggaccctgaGGTGTGAAGAGCAGGTGGAGAAAGCTTTGTGTCTGCCCAGAACTGAAGGCATTTTCAGAATTGCCCTGATAATTGCaatgtaagaaataaatatgaaggaGGCAGGAAGGACTGCAAATACCATGATGATGGTGTACAGCATCACATGGTTCCAGAAAGTGTCTGCACAAGCCAGTTCTAGCAGGGGGGACATCACAGAAAAAGTGGTTAAGGTCATGGGATGCACAGAAGGGTAAAGTGAACACCTGGTAGGTCTGTCCTACTTGCAGTGGTACGACAGCCACCCATGACCCCACCACCAGTCTGATGCAGAGCACCCTGCTCATGGTCAGGGTATAGTGCAGGGAGTCACATATGGCTACGTAGCGGTCGTAGGCCATGGCAGCCAGGAGTAGGCATTCGATGCTgcccagcaaaaccaggaaatacagctgggcagcacagccaaGGAAGGAGATCCTGCCATCTTCCCTCAGGAAACCCACCAGCATTTTTGGCAGAGTGACCGATGTGTAGCAGGTCTCCAGGAAGGACGAGTTcctcagaaagaaatacatggGGCTGTGAAGGCTTGAGTCCACCACTGTGATGAGAGCAGTCAGGCTGTTCCCTATGAGGACCACAAGGTAGATTACCAGGAGGACTGTGAAGCACAGGCCCTGCAGGCCGGGCAGGTCAGAAAACCCCACAAGAATGAATCCAGATCCAACAGTGTGATTCTCCAAGCCTTTTCTTCGGGGCATTTTCCCTATACAGAGCAATCCAAACAACAGGCTCTTAGAGGATGATGATGGCCTGTCCACCATCACATAGGCTTCAAGCCTAGAGAAAGACTCCAAACACCAGCATACACGTGATTGCGGGATTAGGTGAGGTTGACCAAGGCCTGCATGAATGTTAGGGAATCTAACAGGGGTTGCTTGATGCAGGGAGCTTTGTAAAGAGAGGGGAGAATGGAATCCTTGAGCCTCAATGACTGGGTTTTgtcatcaggaaaaaagaaacttgacttctttttaaaggtgattttattaaatagaaGACCTGGTGActgatgagaagaaaggaattaaatagATATATACTAGCCCCTTCAAGAACAGTCTTTCTTACACTCCTTGTCCAGGTCTTCTAAGAGCTGCATTTAACATCAGAACATGCAGAAGAGATAGGGTGAAAAtgaggatggggaggaaaagggggaagaTAAAGCAAGGCAAGGCTGGGTAAGGAGAAGccatcaaaacaaagcaaggcaGAGTATGACTTGATTCTTAGACCTGAGTGAAAGACATGAATCCCAGCTCTCCTCACATGTAAGGGCTCATCCCCTGATGCTGTGTCCACACACTCAAATATCTGGGAGACTCTTTTCAATCTGAATCATTCCTTTTTGCATGGTGACATGTGAATCTCCTCAGAAGTAAAACACAGTTCTATCTGCCAATGAATCCAGTGACATTGATGCATCCGCAGAACATCTTAGGTAGGTAGataagcagcagctgatgcatACATCACAAGTTTTCAGGGTgcttaaagacattttttgcaATCAGTCAAAATGCCTCATGCAGTTTTCAGTCatacagaagagattaaaagTGGGTGACCTCCCCACAACACCCAGTTTTTCCTGAGTAGGTCATGCTTTTAGAACTTCTGGAGTCCTGAAtcattttaaatttctgctcTGTCTCCTGGATTTACGACAGCTTACAAAACCAACCGAGGACCCATTTGCTCCAATCCCAGCCCTGCAATGCTTCCCAGTCCCCTGCAAGCTCTCGTGGAAGCAGAGCGATGCTCTTGTTGTCTGAGGAACGGAGCCTTCCCTTTGCGTGTCCCACCTTTCCCAGAGCGTAGACTTCTCACTGGGCACACTTGAAGGGTGTGATCTACAAGTGAGCAGCACCGCAACCGCAGATTGCCTCTTACGAAGCAGAGACTCAGCTGAAAGATGTTGAAGTATCTCAGTTGGACATGGGGAACGAATATCCTCTTCCAGGCAGAAGACTGAGGATGCTGGCTGTGTCTCTCCAGCTGTCACTAACGCCCTTTGAGAAGTCGTCTTAAACTCTGACGTATTAATGATGAGAACAGCAGGTTAGAACACACGTaataaaagcattcaaaacAGCCAAGTGAAAAACACGGGGTGGTTTTCTCcagagaaaattttcatttcacaaaagcaTGTCATCCTAAGAGTTTGATTCTCTTTCCAAGGTAttcctgccttttccctctGGGTTGTATCTATCTCACAGAGGTGCCATTCAAAATTTCCCGGATAAAATTAGAGTTCACATGAGAGAAATGTCACCATAATTGTTTTCTAATCTAACTCCTTCtataaatgcacagaaaaatgcaatgcttttcttaaaaaacaaacaaaccacccccccccccccaacaacggacaaaccaacaaacaaaccaaacaagacCTGTGAGATACCAACatctattttaaacaaatgctttaaTTCAAAGCAACCCTTTACAGGCAGATTATCCACATACCAGCATGTCCTGCTTGTTTCCAAAGTCCTCAAACATACAGACTATTCTTTTCAATTCTCAGATGTCTCAATGCTTCGCAAGATCACAGTTCAGGAGAGCTTTGCTCATAGGAAACTGGCAGAGTACTTCTTCCATGGTGATTGTCTCACGGGCAGCATTTGTCAAAGGTG
The Falco rusticolus isolate bFalRus1 unplaced genomic scaffold, bFalRus1.pri scaffold_56_arrow_ctg1, whole genome shotgun sequence genome window above contains:
- the LOC119142143 gene encoding LOW QUALITY PROTEIN: olfactory receptor 10AG1-like (The sequence of the model RefSeq protein was modified relative to this genomic sequence to represent the inferred CDS: inserted 2 bases in 1 codon); the encoded protein is MSSPSLDLVVLVQYSVVPPAVNPAIYSMRNQELTGAVKKLLQSAVCSTRLRAEINHTVGSGFILVGFSDLPGLQGLCFTVLLVIYLVVLIGNSLTALITVVDSSLHSPMYFFLRNSSFLETCYTSVTLPKMLVGFLREDGRISFLGCAAQLYFLVLLGSIECLLLAAMAYDRYVAICDSLHYTLTMSRVLCIRLVVGSWVAVVPLQVGQTYQVFTLPFCASHDLNHFFCDVPPXLELACADTFWNHVMLYTIIMVFAVLPASFIFISYIAIIRAILKMPSVLGRHKAFSTCSSHLREWKLSCGGPYGWRQQMSNTSCITQFLLLAFGDTWELQLLTFWLFLGIYMAALLANSLIITT